The Phycisphaerae bacterium nucleotide sequence TGTTGATCACCTTCAGCGCCTCAGCGAACATCGCCGTCGAGCCCGAAGCCTCGACGATCTTGTCCACGCCCCACTCGCCGAACTGCTCCTTGATCCCGTCCTTGAGGCTCATCCGGGTCGTGTTGATCGCCCCGTCCACCCCCAGGTCCATGGCCGCCTTCAACTTATAGTCCTTCCGGGCCGCGATCGCCACCTTCGCCGCCCCGCACAGCTTGGCCAGCTTCGCCGCCGCGATCCCGATCGGACCCGACCCGATCACCAGCACCGTGTCCGAAATCCCCACCTCAGCCCGCTTGACCGCCAGCAGCGCCGTCGCCGCCGGCTCCACGAACGCCCCGTTGTCGAAGTCCACGTTGGCCGGCAGGTGCATCAGGTGACGCTCCGGCATCAGGATGTACTGGGCATACGCCCCGTCCCACGCCCGGATCGTCCCCACCGCCCGGCAATGCTTGCACAGGCCGTACTGACCCACCAGACACTCATGGCAGTGCCCGCACGCCACCGCCGTATCGCCCACCACCCGGTCGCCCGGCGAAAAGTACATCACGTCCGACCCCGTCTTGGCCACCACCCCCGACCACTCGTGGCCCAAGGTCATCGGAAACGGCACATCGCCGGAT carries:
- a CDS encoding alcohol dehydrogenase catalytic domain-containing protein — its product is MATMKAVRLVKPLDLRLMDVEIPEIGPHDVLCRVVRAGMCGTDYAIYSGEFSFVKSGDVPFPMTLGHEWSGVVAKTGSDVMYFSPGDRVVGDTAVACGHCHECLVGQYGLCKHCRAVGTIRAWDGAYAQYILMPERHLMHLPANVDFDNGAFVEPAATALLAVKRAEVGISDTVLVIGSGPIGIAAAKLAKLCGAAKVAIAARKDYKLKAAMDLGVDGAINTTRMSLKDGIKEQFGEWGVDKIVEASGSTAMFAEALKVINTSGAMSVVAFYEKTLEHFDIDRMVFGDVRIIPSAGSLGMYKAILRLMERGILDLRPLITARYRLEDVPQAMKDMKGKNETRIKMMIEQD